CGCGAGCAGCGCCGCGTAGTCGGTGGCCGGCCGCCCGGAGGCGCGGGCCCGATCGACGAGCACCCCGAGTTCGGCCGGGTCGGTGGGCAACTCCGGATGCACGCCACCGATGTCGGTCGCGAACCGATTGTCGAGCGGCAGGTTCAGATACGGCTCGCTCCCCTCGGCGTGGGCCGGTGCGAGAACCACCGTCGCGGAGACCACGACGGGCACGACCGCGGCGGCGGCACGCGCGAGCAGACGGGAGGCAGACGACACGGTTTCTCCCCGGGTGAAAGGTGTGTCAGGACAGTTCGTTCGAGAGCCAGTCGATCGTCTGCATGCCGAACAGGTCGGTGCCCCAGCGGTAGAGGTTCGTGACCATGAGCAGCATGTTGCAGTCGGTCGGCCGGTACAGCACCTCGGTGCCCCGCGAGCGGTAGGTCTCGGCGAGATCCCGGGAGTCCTGGGCGGGAACCAGCGACATGAACGAGTCGTCGGCGCCGCACGAGGTGATGAGGACATTCGAGTCGGGTGTGCCGGTCACGCCGAGCCGGTTGTCGTCGTAGACGTGCTGGAAGTCGGCGATGTCGGCGGGGTTCTCCCCCGACGTGAACAAGGTTTCGAGCGGCAGGAAGGGGGTGAGGAAGTAGTTGTTCTGGCAGGTGCCGCGCCACGCGTCGGCGAGGGCCTTCCCGGCGGGGTTGAGCTTCTCGTCGATCCTCATCTCGGGATACTGCGGTTCGAGCCCGAGCAGGGTGGCGAAGGCGAAGCCGGAGCCGATGCTCCCGGCGGCGGTGCGCATGAAGTTGCGCTGATCGACGACCATGCCTTCGAGGACGGTGGCGCGGATGTCGAGTTCGGGTGCATAGGTGGGGGCGAGCTCGGCGGCGAAGGCACCACCGACACCGCCGCCGGCGATGCCGAAGATGCCGATCGGCGGCGCTTCCCCGAGGCCCGCCTCGTCGACGTCGAGTGCCGCACGGACCCCGTTGAGCAGTGCCTTGCCGGCGTACTTACCGGCGAACACGCCGTGCGGAGCGGGGTCGGCGTCGTTGCCGACGTCGGAGATCACGGTGGCCATGCCCTCACCCCACATGAGGGCGAGCGGGCCGAGCGCCGACCACGCCGAGGCGTCGCCGAGAGCACCGCCGGACCACTGCGAGGAAGGATGGCAGCGGGGGCCGACGCTGTCGTTGGCCTCCTGGTAGGCGACCACCGGACGGGTGGCGTTGTCGCGTCCGTCCTCCGGGATCATCAGCACGCCGGTGCTGATGTCGCGGCTGCCGTCGAGGTTCTCGGTGACGTACATGATCTTCCAGGCCGACACGTCGCCCGGTTTGACGCCGGTGAACATGACGTCGAACTTCTTGGCCTTCAGCAGGGTTCCGGGAGCCTCGTCGCCGCGCAGTGGAGGCTCGTCGTAGAACGGGTCGTGGCCGAACGCGCCCTCCATGAACTCCTCGGGGCTCGCGAGGGTCGCGGTTCCCAGGGCGCCGAGGACGTAGCCGTTGAAGATCTCGTCGGGCATCGGCGTGTCGATGGGAACCTCGTCGACGGGCTGGGCTGCGGCGGGTGCGCCGAAACCGAGCAGGGCGACGGCCGTGAGCACGGCAGGAAACCAGGTGCGGGCACCACGGGAACGACGCGTCGTGCGAGCCACTGAAACCCCCTCGGTCGGTGTTGTGATCCCCGACACCATAGTCGACGGACAGGTGATCCGGACAGACCGGTCTCGTCCGTTCGGGCAGCTACGGGCGGTGTTCCACCGTGGTCATGTGGGTGAAGCCCAGGCGGACCAGCTCCCGCAGCACGTCGAGGTCGACGTGCTCCAGGCGCGTGACGTACAGGCAGGCGGCGCCGCGTTTGTGCGGGCCGAGGGCAGCGAGGAGGTCCTCGGCGGCGGGCGCGATCGTCAGTCCGTAGAGCGCGAGGTTCGTCTTGCGGGGCGAGAAACCCACGGCGAGGGAGTCGCCCTCGCGGCCGCTGTCGTACCGGTAGTGGTACCGCCCGAAACCGACCATCGACGGCCCCCACATCACGGCGTTCTCGCCGGTGACCTCGTGCATCAGGTCGTGCAGGGTCCATCCGTCGGCGCGTCGCACCGGGTGCTCGACGGCGTCGAGGAAGTCCGGTACGGGACGGTCGGTGGGCTGGGTCTTGTTCTCGGCCATGCCGGGCAGTCTTCCCGCCCGGACCGACATCCGCCTGTCACGGCACGGCCCGCAGGTCGTCGATGCGGTGGTCGAACCCGCCGTCGGGGGCGACGACGGCGTCCTCGAGACGGCCGTTCTCGAGCGGCCGGTCCACGAACACGGTGTGCAGCCCCACCTCCCGGGCGGCCTCCAGGTCATAGGGGTGGGAGGCGACCATCGCGGCGCGGGACGGGTCGACGCCGAGGAAGCGGCAGGCGCGTTCGTAGACGACGGGTGCGGGTTTGAACGCCCCGAACAGTTCGGCGGTGAAGATCGCGTCGGCCTCGAGGTCCTGTTCCTTGAACAACCGCACCATGGTGGACATGTCGGTGTTCGACAGCGGTGCGACCAGCGCACGAGCACGCAGGGCCTTCAGACCGGGCCGCACGTCCGGCCACGGTTCGAGGCGCTGCCAGGCACGGGCCACCTCGACGCGGGTCTCCGGCGGCAGGTCGATGCCGAATTGCTCGCAGACGTCGCCGAGGCCGTCGACGTAGGCGTCCTGCAGGCGGTACCACTGCTCCACCGACTGCTCGAGCCGGAGGACGCGCTCGTAGTAGTCGCGGCGCCACGCGCGGGTCATGTCGCCGGCGGTGGCCGGGTCGGTGCCGGGGCCGAGGGCGTCGGCCAAGGCGCGGGAGACCGGTGTGAAGAAGTCCGTGAGGGTGCCCTGGACGTCGAACAGGTAGGCGTCGTAGCGGCTCATGCCGGCCGGGTACCCCCGCGGGCGGCTGCGCGAATCGCCCTCGAGGCCCTCCCGCGACTCGCATACTGGGTCCGAGGCGTCGTCGCGCTGCCGGGGGTACTCATGGACGACCTGTCGCAGTACCGGGCCGATCTCGATCGCATCGAACAGCGGGTCGCCGGGGAGCTGGTCCTCGGCCGTACCCGGGTGCGGATCCTGGCGGGATGTGTGGCCCTGCTGGTCGTGGGCCTGATCCTCCCGCAGGCGAGCTCGGTGACATCCCTGACCAGCATCGCCCGCTGGGACGCCGAGACGGTCGCGTTGCCGCTGCGGATCTTCGACCTGCTGGCACTGGTGTTCGGGGTGCTGGTGCCGATCGTCGCGTTGCTGCGCCGGCGGTGGCGGATCGCCGCGCTCGCGACGCTCGGCACGGGTGCGGCGTCGATGATCGGGTTGTTCGCGTACTGGTCGCAGGCCGGTGCGGACGTGCCTTCGCCGCACGTCGGGTTGTTCGTGTGTTGGGCCGCGGTGGTGCTCTCCACCGTCGCCTGGCTGCCGGCCGTGCTCGCCGCCCCTCCCCTGCGCACGGCTCCCCCACTCACCGGTGGGGTGCTCGTGCCCCGCCGCGGCACGCGCTGATCTCCGTCGTTCCGCTTCCATGGTGGCGCACGTCACAGTTGAGGTGCAACACTGTAATCAGTGCAACACGCACTTCCGTCGCGTCCCGAGGAGGACGTCATGCGACATCCACACATGCAAGGATTCGGCCGGCCCGGTGGCTGGCAGCAGGCCGACGTACCCGACGTGAGCGACGCTCCCCGGTGGTTCGCCGGTCGCCTGCCCGAGGACTGGTTCACCGGCCTGCCCGACATCGAGATCGACCGCGAGGAGATCGTCGTCGTCGGGGAACTCCCGGCGCCCGAGGGCACCGGCGACAGCGAGATCGACGGGCGCATCGCCCGCTTCCGCGAGACCACACGCCCCGACCGCATGCGCATCGCCGACGAGGCCGAGGCCCGCTACGGACGCAAGGTGGCGTGGGGTGTGAAGGTGGGCGACCGGAGCGTCCTGTTCACCCACCTCGCCGTCCCCGTCATGACGCGGCTCCGGCAGCCTGAACGGAAGGTGCTCGACACCCTTGTCGACGCGGGGGTCGCGCGGTCGCGGTCGGATGCCCTGAAGTGGACGGTCCGGCTCGCCGGGCAGCATTCGAAACAGTGGCTGGACGAGTTGAGGGAGGCCATGAAGAAGGTCGACGACCTGCGATCCGAGGGACCGCAGGTCTGACGTCGACGGGATCCGTGCCTCGCACCGGATGGGCGGTCAGCCCACCGGGTGCAGGGTTTTCTCGACGTTCGGTTCCGCCGCCCGGAAGTGCCCGCGCAGCGTCGACGTCTCGTATTCGTGCCGGTACAGGCCCCGCGCCCGGAGCAACGGGATCACCTCGTCCGCGATGACCTCGAGGCCGTCGACGAGGATGTCGGGCTGCAGGTTGAACCCGTCGCAGGCACCGGCGAGATACCACTGTTCGATCCGGTCGACGAGTTGTTCGGGCGTCCCGACGAATCCCCCGTGCCCGGACCCGGAGTACCGGGTCCGACGCAGATATTCACGCACCGTGGGACGCGTCTGACGGATCTGTTCGAGGATGGATTCCCGGAAACCGATACTGCCCTGGAAGGTTTCGTCGATTGGACCGTTGAGGACCTCGTCGGGGAACGGCTCGTCCAGCTCGAGTTTCGACACGTCCACGCCGATGGCGTGGGTGAGCCATGCGGCCGAGTACGCGGAGGGGCTCGTGTCGTACAGCTCGTCGACGCGGCGGCGCGCCTCCTCCTCGGTGGACCCCAGGGTGAGCAGCAGACCGGGCAGGATCTTCACGTCGCCGGGCCGGCGTCCGTATCCGGCCGCCGCCGACTTCACGAGCCCGTAGTGTTCGCGCGCGGTCTCCGGGGTGATCTCCGCGGCGAACACCCCGTCCGCGTACCTTGCGGCGATGTCGCGGCCGGCGGGCGACCCGCCCGCCTGGAAGAGCACCGGGCGTCCCTGCGGTGAGGCGGGGGCTCGGAAGTCGCCCTCGTAGTCGAAGTGGGAACCGTGGAAGCGCACGGTCTCACCGGTTTCCGCCGCGGTCCACAGCTTCCGGGTGAGATCGGCGAATTCGGCTGCCCGCTCGTACCGTTCGGTGCGCGCCACGATGCCGGACAGGCCGAAGTTCGCGGCCGAGCGGTTGTCGCGGGTGGTCACCAGATTCCACCCGGCGCGGCCTCCGGAGATGTGGTCGAGGGTGAGGATGCGGCTCGCGAGTTCCACCGGATCGTTGAAGGTCGTCGATGCGGTGGCGAGGAGACCGATCCGTTCGGTGGCCCGTGCGACGTGCGCCCACAGCACCGTCGGGTCGAGCCGGATGGGGTTGGCGTCGTAGGCCGGATCCCCCAGGCTCAGCGCGTCGGCGAGGAAGACCGCGTCGAGCGTCGCGCGTTCGGCGAGCCGGCCGATCCGCTCCCAGTAGGCGGGTTCGACGAAGTCACGCGAGTCCAGCCGCGGGGAACGCCACGCGGACGGGATGTACCCGTAGACGAGCACGTTCACGCCCAGGAGCACATGGCCCTCACGTCGGTTGCCCATCGTCTAGACCCCCTGTCCCTGCGGGCGGGCATACGGATTCGACCCACCGACCGGCACGGTGCCATTGACGTAGTAGTCACCGAGGACACGTTCCTTGAACACGCGCGGGTTGTGTGAGGACAGCGTCCGGGCGTTGCGCCAGTGCCGGTCGAGTGCCAACGAGACCGAAGTCGCCGAGGCGCCCAGGGCGTCGAAGATCGTCGCCGTGATCTCGAGAACGGAATCGACGATGACGGACTGGGCCTCGTGGGTGCGGACGGTGGCGTCCACCAGTGCTGTCTTCTCCCGCTCGGCGTCCCCGAGGGCGTGAGCGCGGGCGACGACGTCGAGGGTCGCGCTCTGCTTCTCCAGCGCAGCCTCCGCCTGGAACAGTCGTGTGCCGATGTACCCGATCTGCTGCTGCAGGAGCGGATCCTGCGGCGGCACCTCGTTCACGCCGAGCGGGTAGTTGCGGGTGCGGCGACGCAGGCCCTCGGAGCCGTCGCGGAAGGCGGCGCGGCCGATGCCGACCAGCACCGACAGCAGTGCCGTCTGATAGAAGAGCCCCTGGTACGCGAAACGCTGCTCGGCGGGGAAGATTCCGTGCTCGTCGACGACGGCGTCCTGGTAGCGGGCCGAACCGCTCGCCGTGGTCTGCTGTCCGAATCCGTCCCAGTCGTCGAGCAGGGTGACGCCGGCCTGTTCCCGCGGCACGAGCGCGGTGATCAGTTCGTCGTTCTCATTGCGGCCGATGACGTCGAGCCAGTCGGCGTAGAGGCTGCCGGTGGCGTAGAACTTGTTGCCGGTGATGCGGGTGACGCCCTCGGACGTGGTGATGCGGGTGCCGATCTCACCGAACTTGGCGTTGCTCGCCTCGGTCCATCCCCCGCCGACGAACTGTCCCTGCCGGAAACGCTCCAGCCAGACCTCGGTGGACGGATGGTCGGGCGAGTTGAGCCGGTCCTCCACGAACGCGAGGTGGTTGCGGAAGATGTGGGCCACGTTCGGGTCCGCCTCACCGAGTTCGGCGAGCAGCAGGAATACCTGCTGCAGCGTGGCTCCGTCGCCGCCGAGTTCGCGGGGGATCCGCAGCCGGGAGAAACCCGCGTCGATCAGCCAGCGGACCTGCTCGTAGGGGAATTCACGTGTCCGTTCACGCTGCAGATTCCCCTCGGCGATCCGGGTGAAGACGGGCCGGTACGTCGCAGCGAGGGTGTCGAACTCCGCGAAGGAGCCCGCGAGGAGCGTGCGGATGTCGGGGGAAGTGGGGGCGACCATTGTGTTCACTTTCTCGGTGGGTCGAAGACGACGGCGTCCACGAGACGCGGGCGTCGAGGGTCAGCGGTAGACGCTCGTCGTAGGGGGCGCGAACGCGGGGGTGGCGGATTCGAGCAGGGGGATCGGTGCCCCGATTCCGAGAAGCGCGCGGAGGGTGCTCCCGGTGTCGACCGGGGACGACTCCCCGAATGCACCGGCCACCGCACGGACCCGGTCGAGCAGACGAGCGGGATCGTCGGCTGCGGGCTCCGCCGAACGCAGCAGCACACCGTCCGCGCCGGCGCCGAGTGCAGC
This region of Rhodococcus sp. Z13 genomic DNA includes:
- a CDS encoding acyl-CoA dehydrogenase family protein, translating into MNTMVAPTSPDIRTLLAGSFAEFDTLAATYRPVFTRIAEGNLQRERTREFPYEQVRWLIDAGFSRLRIPRELGGDGATLQQVFLLLAELGEADPNVAHIFRNHLAFVEDRLNSPDHPSTEVWLERFRQGQFVGGGWTEASNAKFGEIGTRITTSEGVTRITGNKFYATGSLYADWLDVIGRNENDELITALVPREQAGVTLLDDWDGFGQQTTASGSARYQDAVVDEHGIFPAEQRFAYQGLFYQTALLSVLVGIGRAAFRDGSEGLRRRTRNYPLGVNEVPPQDPLLQQQIGYIGTRLFQAEAALEKQSATLDVVARAHALGDAEREKTALVDATVRTHEAQSVIVDSVLEITATIFDALGASATSVSLALDRHWRNARTLSSHNPRVFKERVLGDYYVNGTVPVGGSNPYARPQGQGV
- a CDS encoding LLM class flavin-dependent oxidoreductase: MGNRREGHVLLGVNVLVYGYIPSAWRSPRLDSRDFVEPAYWERIGRLAERATLDAVFLADALSLGDPAYDANPIRLDPTVLWAHVARATERIGLLATASTTFNDPVELASRILTLDHISGGRAGWNLVTTRDNRSAANFGLSGIVARTERYERAAEFADLTRKLWTAAETGETVRFHGSHFDYEGDFRAPASPQGRPVLFQAGGSPAGRDIAARYADGVFAAEITPETAREHYGLVKSAAAGYGRRPGDVKILPGLLLTLGSTEEEARRRVDELYDTSPSAYSAAWLTHAIGVDVSKLELDEPFPDEVLNGPIDETFQGSIGFRESILEQIRQTRPTVREYLRRTRYSGSGHGGFVGTPEQLVDRIEQWYLAGACDGFNLQPDILVDGLEVIADEVIPLLRARGLYRHEYETSTLRGHFRAAEPNVEKTLHPVG
- a CDS encoding DUF1801 domain-containing protein translates to MAENKTQPTDRPVPDFLDAVEHPVRRADGWTLHDLMHEVTGENAVMWGPSMVGFGRYHYRYDSGREGDSLAVGFSPRKTNLALYGLTIAPAAEDLLAALGPHKRGAACLYVTRLEHVDLDVLRELVRLGFTHMTTVEHRP
- a CDS encoding lipase family protein; its protein translation is MARTTRRSRGARTWFPAVLTAVALLGFGAPAAAQPVDEVPIDTPMPDEIFNGYVLGALGTATLASPEEFMEGAFGHDPFYDEPPLRGDEAPGTLLKAKKFDVMFTGVKPGDVSAWKIMYVTENLDGSRDISTGVLMIPEDGRDNATRPVVAYQEANDSVGPRCHPSSQWSGGALGDASAWSALGPLALMWGEGMATVISDVGNDADPAPHGVFAGKYAGKALLNGVRAALDVDEAGLGEAPPIGIFGIAGGGVGGAFAAELAPTYAPELDIRATVLEGMVVDQRNFMRTAAGSIGSGFAFATLLGLEPQYPEMRIDEKLNPAGKALADAWRGTCQNNYFLTPFLPLETLFTSGENPADIADFQHVYDDNRLGVTGTPDSNVLITSCGADDSFMSLVPAQDSRDLAETYRSRGTEVLYRPTDCNMLLMVTNLYRWGTDLFGMQTIDWLSNELS
- a CDS encoding haloacid dehalogenase type II; the encoded protein is MSRYDAYLFDVQGTLTDFFTPVSRALADALGPGTDPATAGDMTRAWRRDYYERVLRLEQSVEQWYRLQDAYVDGLGDVCEQFGIDLPPETRVEVARAWQRLEPWPDVRPGLKALRARALVAPLSNTDMSTMVRLFKEQDLEADAIFTAELFGAFKPAPVVYERACRFLGVDPSRAAMVASHPYDLEAAREVGLHTVFVDRPLENGRLEDAVVAPDGGFDHRIDDLRAVP